In the genome of Nocardia sp. NBC_00416, one region contains:
- a CDS encoding DUF4190 domain-containing protein, which produces MSYPPPGGYPAPGPYPGPGGQPEYWQESPKRKGMAIAALVLGILGVLSFWTIVGGVLFGLLAVILGVIAMVKVNRGTGGGMVMAVIGLILGVLAIIGVIVVGIVGWGIWQDSGGRDFVDCVSNAGGDQSAVSRCEDEFNQRLEDQYGVTIAPPEPTN; this is translated from the coding sequence ATGTCCTACCCACCACCCGGTGGCTATCCCGCGCCGGGACCGTACCCGGGTCCCGGCGGACAGCCCGAGTACTGGCAGGAATCGCCGAAGCGCAAAGGTATGGCGATCGCCGCGCTGGTTCTCGGCATTCTCGGTGTATTGAGCTTCTGGACCATCGTCGGCGGCGTGCTGTTCGGGTTGCTCGCGGTGATCCTCGGTGTGATCGCGATGGTGAAGGTCAATCGCGGTACCGGCGGCGGCATGGTGATGGCGGTGATCGGCCTGATCCTGGGCGTGCTCGCCATCATCGGAGTGATCGTGGTCGGCATCGTCGGCTGGGGTATCTGGCAGGATTCGGGCGGCCGGGATTTCGTCGACTGCGTCAGCAACGCCGGGGGCGACCAGAGCGCCGTATCGCGCTGCGAAGACGAGTTCAACCAGCGGCTCGAGGACCAGTACGGGGTGACGATCGCTCCTCCGGAGCCGACGAACTGA